In the Nocardia asteroides genome, TGTCGCCGGGCAGGCGGGGCGCACCGGACATGCCGCACCCCGGCCGGTATCGCCGCGGCCGAGCGCGGCAAGGGCGCAGGATCGGGCCGGGTGCGGCCTCAGCGGTCCGGCGGACCCGCGAGAATCGCGGTGACGGTGTCGAGCAGCTCCGCCAGCACCTCCTCGGCGGTGAGGTGGGTGCCGCTGAGCGCGAGGATGTCGCGCAGCCGGTCCCGGTCGCCGAGGGTCTGGAAGGTGAAGGTCATCGCCTGGGTGAGGCGGAAGCGCACCGTGCGGGGTGGCAGGTCGGGGTGCAGCCGGGTGAGCAGCTCGGTGAAACGCACGGCCTGCGCGGTGAACTCCTCGGTCACCTGGCGGAGCGCGCCGTGGTTGACGGTGATCACGTCGGCGACGACGGTGACCCAGTCGCCGCCGCCCGCCGCCATGGCCTCGGCGACCGGGCGGACGAAGGCATCGGCAAGGGCGCGGGCGGCGGGCTCGCTCGCCTCGGCGGCGTCGAGCAGCTCGGCGCGGCGCACCGAGATCTCCCCGCCGCGCGCCCGGATCACGGCCCGGACGAGGGCATCCTTCGAGCCGAAGTGGTAGTGCACCGACGCGACATTCGCGCCCGCCGCGGCCATCACGGCGCGCAGCGAGACGGCGTCGATGCCGCGTTCGGCGAAGAGCCGCTCGGCGGCGGCCACCAGCCTGCGGTCGGTGGACAGGGTGGCGTCCGCGCGCGGCGCGCCGGACTCCGCCGTTTCCCGCCCTGCAGTCACGGAATCGACCCTAGCGCCCCGCGCCCGGCCCGGGAGACCGGCGCGGGGCGCGGCGCTGCCGTCATCCCCGGCGCGGTGCCCGGCCTACGAGGTCTTGTGCGGCACGCCGACGACGAGCCCGCCGTCCACGACGAACTCGGCCCCGGTGGCGTAGGACGACTCGTCGCCGGCCAGGAAGAGCACGAAGGTCGCGACCTCCTCCGGCGCGGCCGGGCGGCCCATCGGGATGGTGACCATGTCGTCCGGGATGTTCTCGGTCATGGGGGTGCGGATCAGCCCGGGGTGCAGCGAGTTCACCCGGATGCCGAGCGGCGCCAGCTCCAGCGCGGCCGACTTGGCCAGGCCGCGCACGCCCCACTTGGTGGCGACGTAGCCGTGCGCCCACGGCGCCCCGCGCAGCCCCTCGATCGAGGAGACGTTGATGATCGAGCCGGTGCCCGCCTTCTTCATGGCGGGCACGACGGCGCGCAGGCCGAGGAAGGTGCCGGTCAGGTTGACGTCCAGGATGCGGCGCCACTGCTCCAGGTCGAACTTGTGGATGGGCGCGCCGTTCACGATGCCCGCGTTGTTCACCAGCACGGTCAGCGAGCCGAACTCCTGCACGGCGACGGCGACGGCGGCGTCCCACTCCTCGGGCTGGGTGACGTCGAGGTGGACGTAGCGCGCGCCGGCGCCGATCTCCTCGGCCAGCGCCTTGCCCTCGTCGTCCAGGATGTCGCCGATGACGACCTGCGCGCCCTCGGCCACCAGCAGCCTGGCGTGCGCGGCGCCCATGCCCCTCGCACCGCCACTGATGAGTGCAACTTTGCCGTCAACGCGTCCCATGGCCCGACGCTACCATAGGATCTGGAACACATTCCAGACAGATTTCCAGACAGGTGCTCGGGCACCGTCGGCAGAGGAGATTCCATGCCCATCCGCGTCGTCCACATCGCTACCGGGAACGTGGGCGCGCTGGCGCTGCGCCAGCTCGTCACCGACCCGCGCTTCGAGCTCGCCGGGCTCGCGGTCGCCACCCCGGGCAAGGTCGGGAAGGACGCGGGGGAGCTGGCCGGGCTCGACGTGGTCACCGGCATCACCGCGGTGGACGACCTGGACGCGCTGCTCGCGCTGGAGCCGGACTGCGCGGTCTACTGCGCCATGGGCGACACCAGGCCGATGGAGGCGCTGGAGGACTGCCTGAAGTTCCTGGCCGCGGGGGTGAACGTGGTCGGCTCGGCGCCGGTGTCGTTCCAGTACCCGTGGCAGGTGCTGCCGCAGAAGGTGATCGACCGGGTGCAGCAGACGGCGGTGGACGGCGGGGCGAGCTTCTTCGTCACCGGGGTGGACCCGGGGTTCGCGAACGACCTGATCCCGTTCGCGCTCGCCTCCACCTGTCAGCGGATCGAGCAGGTGCGCTGCCTGGAGATCGCGGACTACGCGACCTACGACGGCGCGACGGTGATGTTCGACGTCATGGGGTTCGGCAAGCCGCTGGACGAGGTGCCGCTGCTGTTGCTGCCCGGGGTGCTCACCATCGCGTGGGGGTCGACGCTGCGGCAGCTGGCGGCGGGGTTCGGGATCGAGCTGGACGAGATCACCGAGAGCTACGAGCGGGAGCCGGCGCCGGAGGCGTTCGACATCGCGGCCGGGCACGTGCCGAAGGGTGGGGTGGCGGCGCTGCGCTTCGAGATCGTCGGGCGGGTCGACGGGCATCCGGCGATCGTGGTGGAGCACGTGACGCGGCTCCGCGACGACCTGCGGCCGGATTGGGCGCGGCCGGCGCAGGAGGGCGGGTCGTACCGGGTGGAGATCACGGGGGAGCCGTCGTACACCGTGGATATCTGCCCGACCAGCGAGCTCGGCGATCACAACCACGCCGCGATCGTGGCGGCGGCGGGGCGGATCGTGAACGCGATCCCCGACGTCGTCGCGGCGGAGCCGGGCTTGCGGACCACCGCGGAGCTGCCGCTGGGTACCGGCAGGGGAGTGTTCGCGGTTCCCGCGAAGTGAGGAATCGGGCCGGCCGGGGATTCGGCCGGCCCGGCAGCCATCGGGGCGGAACCACCCGCGCGGCCCGGCTCGGGGTCGTCGCCGCGTCGGCCACCTACCCCTGCGGGCCGCGGTACAGCGTCACCGCGCAGGCTCCGCCGAGACCGAGGTTGTGCGCCAGCCCGATCCGGGCGCCCGCAACCTGCCGTCCCTGCGCCAACCCGCGCAACTGCCAGGACAACTCGGCGCACTGCGCCAGCCCGGTCGCGCCGAGCGGATGCCCCTTGGAGATCAGCCCCCCGGACGGGTTCACCACCCACCGCCCGCCGTACGTGGTCGCCCCGGACTCCACCAGCGCCCCGGACTCGCCCGGCGCGCACAACCCGAGCGCCTCGTAGGTGAGCAGCTCGTTGATCGAGAAGCAGTCGTGCACCTCGAGCACGTCCACCTCCTCGATGCCGACCCCGGCCGCCTCGAAGACCTGCCGCCCGGCCCGCCGCGTCATGGGCGTGCCGACCACGTCGATCATCGACCCGCTCGCGAAGGATTCGGCGTCGTCGGTGACGAGCGCCTGCGCCGCGATCTCCACCGCCTGCCCGCCGAGCCCGTGCTCATCGACGAACCGCTCGCTCGCGATCACCGCGGCGGCGGCGCCGTCGGACATGGGGGAGCACTGCGAGCGGGTGAGCGGGTCGTGCACCGGCTTGTCGGCGAGCACCTGCTCGATTGTGTAGGCGTTTTGGAACTGGGCGTACGGGTTGCGCGTCGAGTGCTCGTGGTTCTTCACCGCGACCGCGGCCAGCTGCTCCCGCGTGGTGCCGTGCGTGCGCATGTGCTCGGCCGCGGCGGCGCCGAAGAACTGGGTGGTGAGCGGCGCGGTGCCGAACCCGGCCGCGGCCTTCAGTGCCGCCAGGTGCCGGTCGATGGTGGTCACCGCGGGCCGCGCCCCCGACCCGGCCATGGCCTCCCTGGTCATCTGCTCGAAGCCGACGGCGAGGGTCACGTCGGCGGCGCCGAACCGCACCCACTCCTGGGCGAGCAGCAGCGCGGAGGTGCCGGTGGCGCAGTTGTTGTTGACGTTCACCGCGGGAATTCCGGTCAGCCCGACCTCGTACAGCGCGCGCTGGCCCGCGGTGGAGGGCTGGAAGACGTAGCCGACGGCCGCGCGCCGCACCCGGTCGTAGCCGATGCCCGCGTCGCCGAGCGCGCCGTTCACCGCCTCGGCCACCATCTGCGGGTAGGTCCAGTCGCGGCTCTGGATCTTCTCGAACCTGGTCATTCCGACGCCGACGACGTAGGCCCGGTTGGTCATGCGTTCTCCTCGGATCAGGGCCGGTCGCTGCCGACGACCCACAGGGCGTGGAACTGGGAGGCGCCGCCCATTGCGTGCCCGACGGCCAGGCGCGCGCCGTCCACCTGGTGCTCGCCCGCGGTGCCGCGCACCTGCAGCGCGGCCTCGGCGAAGCGGAGCAGCCCGGTGGCGCCGGTGGGGTTGCCGGAGAGCACGCCGCCGGAGGGGTTCACCGGCAGCCTGCCGCCGAAGGCGGTGCTGCCGTCGTCGACGAGTTCCCAGGCGCGGCCCTCCTCGGCCAGCCCGATGTTCTCCAGCCACATGGGCTCGTACCAGCTGTACGGGATGTACAGCTCGGCGGTGTCGATCTCGGTGGCGGGGTCGGTGATCCCGGCCTGGCGGTAGGCGTCGGCGGCGCACTGGCGGCCCGCCTCCGGGTTCACCTCGTCGCGGCCGGCGAAGTGGCCGGTCTCGGTGCGCCAGGACATGCCGTGGATCCAGGCGGGCGGGTGCGTGCCGCCGCCGGTGTCGTCCGCGCCGGTGACCACGATGGCGCAGGAGCCGTCCGAGGAGGGGCAGGACTCCAGGTAGCGGATGGGGTCCCAGAGCATGCGCGATCCGCGCACCTCCTCGACGGTGATGTCCGGGCGCTGGATGTGCGCGTACGGGTTGCGGGTGGCGTTGAGCCGGTGGTTCACCGCGACCTGCCAGCCGATGTGCTCGGGCGCGCCGGAGCGGCGGATGTACTCGCGGATGATCGGGGCGAAGTGCGCGCCGGCGCCCGCGCCGAGGTGCGCGCTGAACGGGAGGCCGCGGGAGAGCGCCCAGGTGAAGTCGCCCTCGGATTCCTTGGAGTAGGCGACCACCAGCACCCGCTTCGCCAGCCCGGCCTGCACCAGGTGCGCGCCGTAGATGGCGGCGTGCCCGCCGACGCTGCCGCCGGTGAACACCCTGGTCACCGGCAGGCCGCGGGCGCCCATGGCGTCGGCCAGGTAGAGCTCGGGGTTCATCACGCCGTCGAACAGGTCGGGGGTCTTGGAGAGCACCACCGCGTCGATGTCGGCGAACTCCAGCCTGGCGTCGGCGAGCGCGGCGTCCACCGACTCGCGCACCAGCGCGCCGATGGTGACCTCGCGCCGCTTGGCCTGCCTGCTCTGCCCGATCCCGACCACAGCGGTTCTCATCGGTCACCCTCCAGCAGGCAGATCATGTTCTGTTGCAGCGCCGGGCCGTTGGTGGCGTGCGCCAGCGTCCGCCCGGCCCGGCCGCGCAGGATGTGCGCCGCCGCCTCGCCGATCCTGATGAGCCCGGTCGCGGTGGCCGGGCGGCCGGTGAGCGGGCCGCCGCCCGGGTTGATCGGGGTGGCGCCGAGGCCGAGCGCGGCGGCGAGGAACGGCTCCTGATAGCTGTACTCGGTGTGCAGCTCGGCGATGTCGACGTCGGCGGCGGCGAACCCGGCGAACTCGGCCGCCTTCGCCGCCGCGCGGGTCACGGTGTCGCACTCGGTCAGATCCCGCGCGCCGAGGTAGTGCGTGTCCATCCGGTGGTCGATGCCGCGCAGCCACGCCGGGCGTTCGGTCAGCGCCCGCGCGGTGTCGCCCGCGGCGAGCACCAGCACGGCGGCGGCGTCGCCCGCGGGGCCGCAGTCGTGCGCGCGCAGCGGGCTGGCGATGTACGGCGCCGCCAGCAGCTCCTCGACCGTCACCACCCCGCTGACCTGCGCGCCCGGCTCGTCCACGGCGGCGGCGAGGCTGCGCGCGACCACCTCGGCCAGCTGCTTCTCGTCCAGCGCGCCCGCGGCGAGCAGCGCGGCGGCCTGCAACCCGGCGGCGGCGTCGCGGTGCGGGCGCAGCGGGGCGAGGAAGTAGGGGTCGAGCTGGGCGGCCATGACCTGGTCCAGGTCGCTGGGGAGCGCGGCGCGGCCGATCCCGTACACCACCGCGATCGCACCCTCGCCGAGCTGCAGCCAGGTCCACGCCTCGTGCAGCGCCCAGGCCGCGTCCATCTCGACGTGCGACTCGGAGATCGGCGGCCAGGCGCCGACCGCGTCCAGCGAGTCGATGTAGGCGAAGGTGCGGCCCTCGAAGAAGTCGTGGCTGCCGGAGGCCCAGAAGTCGACTCGGTCGCGGGTGATCCCGGCCGCGGTCAGCGCGCGGCGCATGACCGGGAGCAGGATCTCGGCCATGTCGACCTCGCGGTCGGCGGCCTTCCCCGGTGACCGCTCGTACGCCACCACCGCGACATCACGCATCGGAGCCGCCCGCCGTCGGCCGGAAGTACCGGATGCTGTCCAGGGAGTGCGTCAGCTCGGCCTCCTCGGCCCACACCGGCTCCACCTCCATGCCGATCTGCAGTGCGGCCGAGTCGATCTCGCGCACCAGGTGCATGAGCCTGGTGTCGGCGCCGTGCACCTGGATCTGCGCGACCGCGTACGGCGGGTCGAACCGCTGCCCGGGGAAGGGGAAGTTGACGACGCAGAAGGTGCGCACGGTTCCGGTGCCCGCCAGCGGGAAGGGCGCGCCGAGCTCGGTGAGGCAGCGCGAACAGAACTCCGGCGGCGGCAGGTACACCTGCGCGCAGCCGGGGCAGCGCCTGGCCAGCAGCTCGCGCCGGGCGAGGCCGCGCAGGAAGAGCGAGCGCCCGCCGCCGGCCACGTAGGTGTAGTCCATCTTGAACGGGCTGGTGAACGTGGTCACCGGGGCGGGCAGGGTCACGATTCCTCCAGGGGCTCGAAGCAGACGATGTCGCGGATGCTGCCCTCCCGCTCCGCGCGCCAGCGCACCCTGACCCGCAGCCCGACACCGATCGAAT is a window encoding:
- a CDS encoding Zn-ribbon domain-containing OB-fold protein gives rise to the protein MVTLPAPVTTFTSPFKMDYTYVAGGGRSLFLRGLARRELLARRCPGCAQVYLPPPEFCSRCLTELGAPFPLAGTGTVRTFCVVNFPFPGQRFDPPYAVAQIQVHGADTRLMHLVREIDSAALQIGMEVEPVWAEEAELTHSLDSIRYFRPTAGGSDA
- a CDS encoding glucose 1-dehydrogenase, whose amino-acid sequence is MGRVDGKVALISGGARGMGAAHARLLVAEGAQVVIGDILDDEGKALAEEIGAGARYVHLDVTQPEEWDAAVAVAVQEFGSLTVLVNNAGIVNGAPIHKFDLEQWRRILDVNLTGTFLGLRAVVPAMKKAGTGSIINVSSIEGLRGAPWAHGYVATKWGVRGLAKSAALELAPLGIRVNSLHPGLIRTPMTENIPDDMVTIPMGRPAAPEEVATFVLFLAGDESSYATGAEFVVDGGLVVGVPHKTS
- a CDS encoding lipid-transfer protein; its protein translation is MRDVAVVAYERSPGKAADREVDMAEILLPVMRRALTAAGITRDRVDFWASGSHDFFEGRTFAYIDSLDAVGAWPPISESHVEMDAAWALHEAWTWLQLGEGAIAVVYGIGRAALPSDLDQVMAAQLDPYFLAPLRPHRDAAAGLQAAALLAAGALDEKQLAEVVARSLAAAVDEPGAQVSGVVTVEELLAAPYIASPLRAHDCGPAGDAAAVLVLAAGDTARALTERPAWLRGIDHRMDTHYLGARDLTECDTVTRAAAKAAEFAGFAAADVDIAELHTEYSYQEPFLAAALGLGATPINPGGGPLTGRPATATGLIRIGEAAAHILRGRAGRTLAHATNGPALQQNMICLLEGDR
- a CDS encoding thiolase domain-containing protein, with translation MRTAVVGIGQSRQAKRREVTIGALVRESVDAALADARLEFADIDAVVLSKTPDLFDGVMNPELYLADAMGARGLPVTRVFTGGSVGGHAAIYGAHLVQAGLAKRVLVVAYSKESEGDFTWALSRGLPFSAHLGAGAGAHFAPIIREYIRRSGAPEHIGWQVAVNHRLNATRNPYAHIQRPDITVEEVRGSRMLWDPIRYLESCPSSDGSCAIVVTGADDTGGGTHPPAWIHGMSWRTETGHFAGRDEVNPEAGRQCAADAYRQAGITDPATEIDTAELYIPYSWYEPMWLENIGLAEEGRAWELVDDGSTAFGGRLPVNPSGGVLSGNPTGATGLLRFAEAALQVRGTAGEHQVDGARLAVGHAMGGASQFHALWVVGSDRP
- a CDS encoding thiolase C-terminal domain-containing protein, whose translation is MTNRAYVVGVGMTRFEKIQSRDWTYPQMVAEAVNGALGDAGIGYDRVRRAAVGYVFQPSTAGQRALYEVGLTGIPAVNVNNNCATGTSALLLAQEWVRFGAADVTLAVGFEQMTREAMAGSGARPAVTTIDRHLAALKAAAGFGTAPLTTQFFGAAAAEHMRTHGTTREQLAAVAVKNHEHSTRNPYAQFQNAYTIEQVLADKPVHDPLTRSQCSPMSDGAAAAVIASERFVDEHGLGGQAVEIAAQALVTDDAESFASGSMIDVVGTPMTRRAGRQVFEAAGVGIEEVDVLEVHDCFSINELLTYEALGLCAPGESGALVESGATTYGGRWVVNPSGGLISKGHPLGATGLAQCAELSWQLRGLAQGRQVAGARIGLAHNLGLGGACAVTLYRGPQG
- a CDS encoding TetR/AcrR family transcriptional regulator → MTAGRETAESGAPRADATLSTDRRLVAAAERLFAERGIDAVSLRAVMAAAGANVASVHYHFGSKDALVRAVIRARGGEISVRRAELLDAAEASEPAARALADAFVRPVAEAMAAGGGDWVTVVADVITVNHGALRQVTEEFTAQAVRFTELLTRLHPDLPPRTVRFRLTQAMTFTFQTLGDRDRLRDILALSGTHLTAEEVLAELLDTVTAILAGPPDR
- a CDS encoding diacylglycerol kinase; protein product: MPIRVVHIATGNVGALALRQLVTDPRFELAGLAVATPGKVGKDAGELAGLDVVTGITAVDDLDALLALEPDCAVYCAMGDTRPMEALEDCLKFLAAGVNVVGSAPVSFQYPWQVLPQKVIDRVQQTAVDGGASFFVTGVDPGFANDLIPFALASTCQRIEQVRCLEIADYATYDGATVMFDVMGFGKPLDEVPLLLLPGVLTIAWGSTLRQLAAGFGIELDEITESYEREPAPEAFDIAAGHVPKGGVAALRFEIVGRVDGHPAIVVEHVTRLRDDLRPDWARPAQEGGSYRVEITGEPSYTVDICPTSELGDHNHAAIVAAAGRIVNAIPDVVAAEPGLRTTAELPLGTGRGVFAVPAK